The Aerococcaceae bacterium DSM 111021 DNA segment CCAAAAGTTTATACGAGCCTAATTATAAATAATGAAACACCAATAACGGCGATTCAAAGTAACTTTAACAATGAAGTTTTAGCTATTGTCAAAAAAATATATGCCAGTGAATAATGATAGGCATTTAAAGTAAGGAGATACTATTTGAAAAATTACAACTATCCAATTGATACCGATTGGACTAATGACGAGATTGTTATTGTAATCACTTTTTTAAATGCAGTTGAATTAGCTTATGAAAAAGGTATTCATATTGAGGAATATCAAAAAGCATATAAACGATTTAAAGAAGTTGTTCCAAGTAAGAGCGAAGAAAAGCAAATTGGAAATAAGTTTGAAGAATTAAGTGGGTATTCACTATACCGGACAGTTCAATTAATGAGATCAAAGTTAAAAGAAACGAGTCTGAACAAAAAGGCTCAAATTATGAGAATGGATATCGATAAAAGGAGGGCCTAAGTGGATTATCAATTACATCATCGTATTTTAGTTTGGATGCAACAAGCTGCAGAGACACTCAAATATTCTTTGAACCGCGAATTACAAGTTGAAGAGAAGAAAAGTTCAAGTGATTTAGTTACTGAGATGGATAAAGCGACAGAACAGTTTTTTATCAATAAGATTCGTGAATATTATCCTACACATAAGGTTATTGGTGAAGAAGGCCAAGGAGATAATGTTGAAGATACAAAAGGGACTATTTGGATTATTGATCCCATTGATGGGACATTAAACTTTGTTAAAGCCAAAAACCATTTTGGAATAATGATAGGTATTTTTGAAGATGGAATGCCAGTAGCTGGTTACATATATGATGTAATGAATAGTGATTTATACTATGGAATTGTCGGTGAAGACGTTTACTTAAACAATCATCCCTTAGAACCACTTGAAATAACACAATTAAATCAATCTTTAGTGCTCGGAAATGTAGAATCTTTCTCCAACAACGTGTATAATATGAAAGCCATACTAAATGCTTCACTCGGCGCTAGATCTTATGGATCTGCTGCGATAGAAATCATTGGCTTAATTAGAGGCGAAGCGGCACTTTATTTTTCGGCCGGATTACGACCGTGGGATTTTGCTGCAGGATATGCTATCTGTGAGTCAATGGGATATAAAGTAACTACAATTGATGGAAGTCGACCAGATATACTAACCCGGTCACCAATATTATTTGCACATCCGAATGTGCATGAAGAGGCATTAGAATTGCTAAGTCATAAATAGATAAGGATTGAATATAACAATGGAATTACGTAATGATATAAGAAACATCGCAATAATCGCTCACGTTGACCACGGTAAAACATCGTTGGTTAATGAACTATTAATACAATCAGATACTTTAGACGGACATACTCAACTTGATGATCGTGCGATGGATAACAATGATATTGAAAGAGAACGTGGAATTACAATCTTAGCTAAAAATACAGCTGTAGATTACAAAGGTACGCGCGTTAATATCATGGATACACCAGGACATGCGGACTTTGGTGGAGAAGTAGAGCGTATTATGAAAATGGTTGATGGTGTTGTACTTGTAGTAGATGCATACGAAGGAACAATGCCACAAACACGTTTTGTATTAAAACGTGCTTTAGATGAAGGTTTAGTTCCAGTAGTCGTAGTAAACAAAATTGACAAACCATCAGCAAGACCAGAAGAAGTTATTGATGAAGTATTAGAATTATTCATCGAACTTGGTGCTGATGATGATCAAATTGAATTCCCAGTAATTTATGCATCAGCATTAAACGGAACGTCAAGCACATCAAGTGACGTTGCGGATCAAGAACCAAATATGGATGCTATTTTTGATGCAGTGCTAGAACATGTTCCAGCTCCAGTTGATAACCGTACTGAACCGTTACAATTCCAAGTGTCAATGTTGGATTATAGCGATTATGTTGGGCGTATCGGAATCGGACGAGTTTTCCAAGGTACAATCAAAGTAGGAGACAGCGTAACATTAATGAAAACAGATGGAAGTACTAAAAACTTCCGTGTAACAAAAATGTTTGGATTCTTCGGGCTAGCAAGAGTAGAAATTGATGAAGCAGTTGGTGGAGACTTAATTGCATTATCAGGAATGGATGACATCTTTGTAGGGGAAACTGTTGCAAGTAGTACAGATCCTATTGCTATGCCTTTATTACACGTTGACGAACCTACTTTACAAATGAAGTTCTTAACGAATAACTCTCCATTTGCAGGTAGAGAAGGTAAGTATGTAACAGCTCGTAACTTGGATGATAGATTAGCACGTGAATTACAAACAGACGTGTCTTTAAATGTTGAAGCTACGGATTCACCAGATGCTTTTATTGTATCTGGACGTGGAGAATTACATTTATCTATTCTAATTGAGAACATGAGACGTGAAGGATATGAATTCCAAGTATCAAGACCACAAGTAATTATTCGTGAGATTGATGGCGTTGCTAGCGAGCCGTTTGAACGATTACAAATTGACACACCAGAAGAGTATATGGGATCAATCATTGAAGCTTTAGGAACACGAAAAGCTGAAATGGCAGATATGATTAACCCGGGTAACGGACAAGTTCGTTTAATCTTCTTAGTTCCAGCTCGTGGTTTAATTGGATTCTCAACAGAATTTATGTCATTAACACGTGGTTACGGTATTATGAACCATACGTTTGATGAGTACAGACCTGCTGTAGGTGGATCAATTGGTCGTCGTCGTAATGGTGCTCTAGTATCATTAGACTCTGGTCAAGCTACAACTTATAGTATTATGAATATCGAAGAACGTGGACAAATTTATATTTCGCCAGGTACTGAAGTATATGGTGGAATGATTATTGGAGAGCATAATCGTGAGAATGATTTAACTGTTAATATCACGAAAGCTAAACAACAAACTAACGTTCGTTCAGCGAATAAAGATCAAACTAATGTTATTAAACAACCAAAAATATTAACTTTAGAAGAATCATTACAGTTTATGGATGAGGACGAGTATTGTGAGATTACTCCAGAAAGCATCCGTTTACGTAAACAAATCTTAGATAAGAGTGCTCGTGAAAAAGCATCAAAAAAAGATAAAAAGTAATAATTAGTAAAACGCTCACTTAAAGTGAGCGTTTTATTATGCTATTTATTTAATAGATGGTAATATTGTAATATAAAGATAAATATATAGGAGGAATTTTATTATGGCTTTTACTTTACCAAACTTACCATATGCAAGTGATGCTTTAGAACCAGTTATCGACAAAGAAACAATGGAGATACATCACGGTAAACATCATAATGCTTATGTTACTAAATTAAATGATGCATTAGAAGGAACTGAGTTCGCAGAAAAATCAATCGAAGATGTGATTGCAAACTTAAACGATATTCCAGAAGAGAAACGTACAGCAGTACGTAATAATGGTGGAGGACACTTAAACCACACATTATTCTGGGAGTCATTACAAGCTCCTTCAGATAATAATGAAGTTCCAGCTGACCTAGCTAAAAAATTAGAAGATGCATTTGGATCTGTAGATGCATTTAAAGAAAAATTTGAAGCTGCTGGAGCAGGACAATTTGGTTCTGGTTGGGCATGGTTAGTAGATAACAATGGAACATTAGAAGTTGTTGGAACACCTAACCAAGATAACCCTATTACTGATGGTAAAAAACCATTATTAGGTGTAGACGTATGGGAACATGCTTACTACTTAAAATATCAAAATCGTCGTCCAGAATACTTATCAGCTTTCTGGAAAGTTGTTAAATGGTCTAAAGTTGCTGAACGTTTAGACGCGTAAATCAGACTATTATTGAATATAAACCACTTACTTTAGTAGAGTAAGTGGTTTTTTGTTCAAGAAAATACCATATTCAATATTCATTTACATGTTATAATAGTTTATATGATTACAAAAGCTTATACTATTCAATACTATTTTTGTTAGTGTTATAATAAGTGTAATTATCTATAAATGAGGAGGCGTTTGATGGTAAACGAAAAGGAACATCATGATGCTCCAAAAAATCTGAAGCTCAAAAAGATATTAAATAAACTATTTTCAAAAGATGAAATGGTAAAAAACTTTAAGCATATTGATAAATCAGTCATACTTATTACAACTATTTTGGTTGTGATAGGATTATTATCAGTCTTTAGTGCTTCTATGTATATTAATCCAAGTGGTTTTATTACAACGCAAATTATTTCTGTCATTATCGGAATATTAATCATATTGTTAATGATTGTTATACCATATGAATTTTTTGAAAACATTTGGTTTATAATGAGTGTTATGGGGCTATTAGTTGTTATTTTAATATATGTGTTGTTAACACAAGATAGTATATTTGGAGCGGCAAGTTGGCTTGGGGTATTTGGATTTAGTTTTCAACCAAGTGAATTCGTTAAAGTTGTGAGTATTTTAGTTGTCAGTTGGCTTATAAAATATTCAGAAAGAGAGTTAATTCTTTCAAAACAGAATTTACCTTCTTGGATTAATAAATTAGCGATTGGTTTATTAATCAGTTCAGTTGGGTTAATTATTCTGCAACCTGATATTGGAATGGTTATTATCATAGGGGGAACATGGGGTTTAATCTTTTTACTCACAAAAGGATCATTAAAAATGAATATTATTGCGTACAGCACATTATTAATAGGCTATTTGTTACTGACGATAGTTGGACGGCAATTTGGTGATTGGTTAGTCTCTCAAGACTTTCACATGTTTGAGCGACTTGCATCATTTATTGATCCATTCAGATATTCATCAGATTCCGGCTACCAAATCATACAAGGTTTAATGGCATTTAGTCGAGGCGGATTGTTTGGAATGGGACTTGGCCAAGGAGTTTCAAAACAAGGCATATTACCGGTTATTGAATCGGATTATATTTTGGCAAATATTGGAGAAGAACTTGGTTTGTTAGGTGTGTTAGTTGTCATTAGTTTATTATTTAGTTTAATAGTCATTCTATATCAGCGAGCAGCATCAAGTTCAGATATTTATCGAAAATCAATACTTATTGGAGTAGCATCTTTACTACTCATTCAGTCATTAATTAATATTGGTGGAGTCGTAAGTGTTCTACCATTAACGGGAGTTACTTTACCATTTATCAGTTATGGTGGTACAAGTATGATTGCTATGTTAAGTTCAATCGGACTCGCACTAAGAATGATTATTGAAGACAGAAAAGAACCGAATATAAATTTAGTATATTCTAAGCAGAAAGGGGAGTAATATGGAATTTAATATGATTGAAAGGCAATCACTGACCATTTGGCTTTATTCCGCCAAACAAATTAAAGAGTTGAGAAAACACGGTTACATTCATTATTTTAGTAGAAAAATGAAATATGCTATTATGTATGTGAATAAATCAGATGCTGAGGAAATAAAAAAAGTTATCAATGATTACTTTTTTGTGAGACAAGTAGAGTATTCATATCGAGACGATATTGATATGACTTTTGCTAACTCAATAGAGCCTTCAAGTGATAATTCTTTATCTCATCCTTTTTCTGTTGCGAATGAAGAAGAGTCTTTAATTGAATCGATAGCAGAATCAATCCGTAATAAAAAAATTAATAATGGATGAACGGAGGTAGTATATGCGAGTAGTATCAGGGAAATATGGTAGTAGAAGATTGAAGGCTGTACCTGGTCAAAATACACGTCCAACAACAGACAAAATTAAAGAAAGTATGTTTAATTTAATC contains these protein-coding regions:
- a CDS encoding UPF0223 family protein; its protein translation is MKNYNYPIDTDWTNDEIVIVITFLNAVELAYEKGIHIEEYQKAYKRFKEVVPSKSEEKQIGNKFEELSGYSLYRTVQLMRSKLKETSLNKKAQIMRMDIDKRRA
- a CDS encoding inositol monophosphatase family protein, whose translation is MDYQLHHRILVWMQQAAETLKYSLNRELQVEEKKSSSDLVTEMDKATEQFFINKIREYYPTHKVIGEEGQGDNVEDTKGTIWIIDPIDGTLNFVKAKNHFGIMIGIFEDGMPVAGYIYDVMNSDLYYGIVGEDVYLNNHPLEPLEITQLNQSLVLGNVESFSNNVYNMKAILNASLGARSYGSAAIEIIGLIRGEAALYFSAGLRPWDFAAGYAICESMGYKVTTIDGSRPDILTRSPILFAHPNVHEEALELLSHK
- the typA gene encoding translational GTPase TypA; protein product: MELRNDIRNIAIIAHVDHGKTSLVNELLIQSDTLDGHTQLDDRAMDNNDIERERGITILAKNTAVDYKGTRVNIMDTPGHADFGGEVERIMKMVDGVVLVVDAYEGTMPQTRFVLKRALDEGLVPVVVVNKIDKPSARPEEVIDEVLELFIELGADDDQIEFPVIYASALNGTSSTSSDVADQEPNMDAIFDAVLEHVPAPVDNRTEPLQFQVSMLDYSDYVGRIGIGRVFQGTIKVGDSVTLMKTDGSTKNFRVTKMFGFFGLARVEIDEAVGGDLIALSGMDDIFVGETVASSTDPIAMPLLHVDEPTLQMKFLTNNSPFAGREGKYVTARNLDDRLARELQTDVSLNVEATDSPDAFIVSGRGELHLSILIENMRREGYEFQVSRPQVIIREIDGVASEPFERLQIDTPEEYMGSIIEALGTRKAEMADMINPGNGQVRLIFLVPARGLIGFSTEFMSLTRGYGIMNHTFDEYRPAVGGSIGRRRNGALVSLDSGQATTYSIMNIEERGQIYISPGTEVYGGMIIGEHNRENDLTVNITKAKQQTNVRSANKDQTNVIKQPKILTLEESLQFMDEDEYCEITPESIRLRKQILDKSAREKASKKDKK
- a CDS encoding superoxide dismutase; its protein translation is MAFTLPNLPYASDALEPVIDKETMEIHHGKHHNAYVTKLNDALEGTEFAEKSIEDVIANLNDIPEEKRTAVRNNGGGHLNHTLFWESLQAPSDNNEVPADLAKKLEDAFGSVDAFKEKFEAAGAGQFGSGWAWLVDNNGTLEVVGTPNQDNPITDGKKPLLGVDVWEHAYYLKYQNRRPEYLSAFWKVVKWSKVAERLDA
- a CDS encoding FtsW/RodA/SpoVE family cell cycle protein — its product is MVNEKEHHDAPKNLKLKKILNKLFSKDEMVKNFKHIDKSVILITTILVVIGLLSVFSASMYINPSGFITTQIISVIIGILIILLMIVIPYEFFENIWFIMSVMGLLVVILIYVLLTQDSIFGAASWLGVFGFSFQPSEFVKVVSILVVSWLIKYSERELILSKQNLPSWINKLAIGLLISSVGLIILQPDIGMVIIIGGTWGLIFLLTKGSLKMNIIAYSTLLIGYLLLTIVGRQFGDWLVSQDFHMFERLASFIDPFRYSSDSGYQIIQGLMAFSRGGLFGMGLGQGVSKQGILPVIESDYILANIGEELGLLGVLVVISLLFSLIVILYQRAASSSDIYRKSILIGVASLLLIQSLINIGGVVSVLPLTGVTLPFISYGGTSMIAMLSSIGLALRMIIEDRKEPNINLVYSKQKGE
- a CDS encoding YlbG family protein, whose protein sequence is MEFNMIERQSLTIWLYSAKQIKELRKHGYIHYFSRKMKYAIMYVNKSDAEEIKKVINDYFFVRQVEYSYRDDIDMTFANSIEPSSDNSLSHPFSVANEEESLIESIAESIRNKKINNG